A portion of the Cryptomeria japonica chromosome 5, Sugi_1.0, whole genome shotgun sequence genome contains these proteins:
- the LOC131043292 gene encoding uncharacterized protein LOC131043292 isoform X2, with translation MIRKLAPAVLEGNGLQMVRQESYPSNLVSRKYCHGHDKEKEETSERSLVSGGEEERGRQTWWIPHAKSGIFHPEGQHKLIQDVAAPSKKQEEEQTLWLRSSSLDD, from the exons ATGATCAGGAAATTAGCTCCAGCAGTCCTTGAAGGTAACGGCTTGCAAATGGTAAGACAAGAAAGCTATCCAAGCAATCTGGTTTCAAG GAAGTATTGCCATGGACATGATAAGGAAAAAGAGGAGACCAGCGAGAGATCATTGGTAAGTGGAGGAGAAGAGGAACGTGGGAGGCAAACGTGGTGGATTCCTCATGCAAAATCAGGCATTTTCCATCCAGAAGGGCAGCACAAATTGATTCAAGATGTTGCTGCACCCTCTAAAAAGCAAGAGGAAGAGCAAACACTCTGGCTTAGGTCGTCTTCCTTAGATGACTGA
- the LOC131043292 gene encoding uncharacterized protein LOC131043292 isoform X1, whose translation MIRKLAPAVLEGNGLQMVRQESYPSNLVSSRKYCHGHDKEKEETSERSLVSGGEEERGRQTWWIPHAKSGIFHPEGQHKLIQDVAAPSKKQEEEQTLWLRSSSLDD comes from the exons ATGATCAGGAAATTAGCTCCAGCAGTCCTTGAAGGTAACGGCTTGCAAATGGTAAGACAAGAAAGCTATCCAAGCAATCTGGTTTCAAG TAGGAAGTATTGCCATGGACATGATAAGGAAAAAGAGGAGACCAGCGAGAGATCATTGGTAAGTGGAGGAGAAGAGGAACGTGGGAGGCAAACGTGGTGGATTCCTCATGCAAAATCAGGCATTTTCCATCCAGAAGGGCAGCACAAATTGATTCAAGATGTTGCTGCACCCTCTAAAAAGCAAGAGGAAGAGCAAACACTCTGGCTTAGGTCGTCTTCCTTAGATGACTGA